Below is a window of Geomonas oryzisoli DNA.
ACCTCCACGTCATGGACCCAGTAATCGTAAAGCGTCGGGATCATGACCTTGGGGGAGAGTTCGATGAGGTCGCGGTTGGTGACGATGTACTCCAGGCTCTCGTCGGTGAAGGAAAGCCCGGCGGCGCGCGCCCGCTCCTTGCACCCTTCCATGATCGCCTTGGTATGTTGGTTGATCAGTTCCATAACGGCCTCTTGCCAGCTATCGTCCCCTCCCCCGGAGGGGGAGGGTTAGGGAGGGGGACAATCCATCAACCTTCCCCCCTCCAACCTCCCCCCTCCGGGGGGAGGCTCGCCAGAGGAAGGCGACGGTTAAGAGATGAGCCTCTTGATCCCCTCGATCACCCGGGCCTCCTCGGCGTCCTCGTGCATGATGTCCATGCGCAAAAGGTCCGGCTTGTCGCGCAGCAGCCCGGAGTTTTCCAGGTAGCGCGCCACCTCGGTCCACTGCGTCCCCGCGTGCTCGGCGATGGTGACCCCCATGCGGCTCACGTAGGTGAGGATCTTGACCAGCTCAGGGATCGACTTGTCGCCGCCGGTGTCCCAATCGTCGCCGTCGGTGCCGTGGAAGACGTAGATGTTGTAGTCCGCCGCCAGGTTCTCCTTCTCGACGATCTCGTTCACCAGCTTGTAGGCGCTCGCCACCTCGGTCCCCCCGGCTACCCGGGAGTTATAGTAGGTGTCGAAGTCGGGCACTTCTTTCGCCTCGGTGTCGTGCAGGATGAAGCGGGACTCCACCTGCCCGGCGTACTGGTACAGCAGCCAGCTGTAGATCATCACGTGCTGGGTCGCCACCAGCTCGGTGACCTTGCCCGCCATGGAACCTGAGTAGTCGCGCAGGAAGAACACCATCGCCTGCGGCTCGTAATCCTTCTCCTGGGAAAAGATGCGGTACACCTTGTCCCTCGGCGAGATCAGGAACCGGGTCGGGTCCATGTCGGCGGGATCGGGCAGGTTCCCCAGCGAGATGTTGGTTTCCACGATCTTCCTGAGGGTCGCCTTCTTGTCCAGCACCTGGCCTGAGCCCCGGTTGCGGTCGGTGAGGTCGTAGATGTAGCGGGTGAAGGAGCGCTTCTTCCCCTTTTCCTTCAGGTTGGGGAGCTGGAACTGTTCGGTGAGCACCCGTCCCAGTTCGTATGCCGAAGCGCCCATTTCGTGGGCTTCCCCCTCACCCTGTCCCGGCCCCTGCCCGGGTTCCTCGCCGGTTTCGCGCACCTTCTGCTCGCCGATGACCTCGCCTTCTTCCCCCTTGCCGCTGCCTCCGGTAGAGCCACCCTCGCCTGGAGGACGGATGGTCGGGTCGTGCAGGAACTTCTCCTCCTCAGTGGAGGGGACCACCACGATCTTTCCCTTGCCCCCCTTGCCCGGCTTGATCAGCCTTCCCACCCTGATCTTGCGGGGGAAGCCGTCCTTCTCGCGCTGCCGGTCCCGCTCCAGGAGCTCGTCCAGCGCCTTCATGTGCAGCTGGTAGGGGTTGGGGACCCGCTCCTGGTCCTGCAGCACCGCCAGGTCATGCCAGGCGTAGAGGCCGCGGGAGAAGTCGGGGAAAGGTCCGCGCCGGTCGGAGACGGAGATTTCCCGCGCTCCCGCCAGCTCCTCGCGAAAGCGCGCCTCGCGTTCGGGGTCCAGCCCCTTGGCCTTCAGTTGTTCGAGGTATTTCTCGGGATCTTTCATGGCATCGTCGGCCTTTTAAAAGGCGGGCGAATGATTATTCGCCCCTACGGTCATTGCTCTTCCACCATTGCCCACAACAATCTGCCAAAGACGCGGCCTCTGTAGGGGCGAATAATCAGTCGCCCCCCCTCACCGCGAACAGGCGCCGCTGCTAGCTCTCATCCTCCTGCGTGCAGAAATACTCGATGGTCTTCTGTGCACAGGTGCGGCAGTAGCCGAGTTTCCCCAGCATGGTCACGATCATCCGGTCGTAGAGCTTCTGGTTTTCCTCGTTGGTCCGGTTGGCGAGCGCCCCGATCAGGCTACCGGCGCCGGCGATGTCCGATTTGAGCCGCACGTCGGTGACCGCCTTGACCAGTTCCAGGTTGTCCATGAAGTCGTAGCTCGGGTCGACCGAGATCTTCTGACCGTAGATCTTCCTGATCGAGGTACGGAAGGAGGCGCGCTGCTCCTCGGTCTTAAGACCTATGCGCTCCTCGACGCTCTTCACGTAACGTTCGTCGATCTTGAGGGCCTTCAGCTCGCCGGTCTGGGGGTCTTTATACTTCCACATCCGGTCCGGTCCCAGGTTCTCGGCATCGATGCCGATGATCATGTTGACGTAGTTCTGCACGTCCTTCTTGATGGCGAACGGTTCATCCATGTAGGCGTTGAACATCTCGGTCATGATCCGTTCCCGGTAAAGCTTCTTGCCGGTCTTCAGGTCTTCCAGGTATTTCGCCCGCTCGTTGGGTTCCACCACGTAGTCGAGCACGACCCGCTCCAGGCTCCTGAAGACGTCGTAGGCCACCATGCAGCGCCCCTCGTTGGTCTCGGAGCTCTCCTTGAGGATCTGGATACTGCGGCCGAGGCTTCTGTGCCCCAAGCCGCGCTGCCCGAAGCGCTTGGTGATGTCGGGCTCCTGCCCCAGGGTATCGATCACCTCGGCGAGCGCCTTGATGCTCTTCTCGCCGGCCACCTCGCCGGCGGCAAGCTTCATGGTCTCGATCGGGGTCAGCTTCTCGGACCGGGGGAGCCTGGTGAGCACCACCCCTACCGAGGCCGCATAGTTGAGGTTCGGGTCCTGATGCAACACTTCCTTGGTAAGGGTGGTCTTCGATTCGCCGCCGATGGCGTAGGCGGTGAGCCCTTCCTGCATGCGATAGTTGGTGTTGTGCGAGACGTAGCAGATCCTGCAGCGGTCCACGATCGGCGCCTCCTCCTTCTCCGCGAGGAAGCGGTTGAACTCGGAGTTGTTGCTGGTGGCGATGATCATGGAGTCGATGGGCCACTTGTAACCGTCGATCTCGATGGCCCGGTTCTGGATCACGCCCAGGTAGACCTGCACCAGGTCCTTCTTGTTCTTGAAGATCTCGTCCGAGAAGTGGACGCCGCCTCCCGCCACGCGGGCCAGCGCGCCGCGGCGCAGGTCGAAGCGGTACGGGTTGTTGGTGTCGGAGAGGTGCAAGAGGCGCTGGATCGATTCCTCGCCGAGCAGGTCCACGGCGGACGAGGTGATCTTGTCCTTGGCCGGATACTTGCCGGTGAGGGTCCCCAGGCTCTCGCTCATCGGTACCGGCAGGATGGCGATACTCTCCAGGACCTTCTCGATGTCGTTATCGTGGTACTGCCTGATTTCGTTCAGGATGTAGCCGGTGCTCGCGCCCAGGGGGCGGTAGTTCCGGTACAGCGTTTCGATCTCGGCGTCCGAGAACCCCTGTTCCCCGATGAAGCGGCGACTTTCCTCCGGATCATCGAAGAGGTTCATGGCCAGGATCATGGGATCTTCGTAGGTCTCCGAATCGATCTCCCGGATCCTGCCGTAGTTGCCCAGCTGGTCCATGTTGAGGAACCGGAAGCTGTACTTGCGGTTGCGCCCCTGCAGGAAATTCCGGTACTTGCCGCAGAGGAACTCCACGAAGAAAGTCTTGCCGTTGCCGGGCTCGCCGACCAGCACGAACGCCATCTCCTTACTGGAACCACCCTCGGCAGCGTCCTTCACGAACGAGACGAAGCTGTTGATCTCGTCGTACATGCCGATTGTGTGCTTGCGTCCGGTTCGGAAGATGTTGAAGTCATAGGTCGTTTTGCCGTTGACGACGACCTTCTCGAAACCCGGCTCCAGGATCATCCGAATGATCCCCTGGAAGGCATTCTCGAAAACCCTTTCTCCCGCCTTGACGGCGGCCAGGTGTTGACGGAGCGTTTCGTTCTTGGCAGTCATGGTTTCCCTCCGCGTGTTATTAAGCTGCGGTCTTCGTTTTAATTGATTTTGACATCCAAAAAAAATTATACCCCCCCTCCCTTTACTTTTGCAAAGGCTTTACCGTTGAGGCTCTTTGGGCCGCTCCGGCAGGGGCAGGGGCGTTTCGGGCAGAATTAAACAGCGATACTGCTGCGAATACATTAGAAATTTAGCAAGTTGATTGTACCGGGAGCTTTCGTTTCTGCAACCGGGGAGGAGAGGTATTATGCCGGGGGCGGGATGAAACGGCCGTGGAGTCCACGGCTTGCGCTTCGCTTTAAAATTTCCTATCCTCTGGTACCATTTGCTGGTCCCGGTCCGGGAAGGCTTTTAATTGGGATGAAGAAAAGGAGGCTTACATGAAGAGGAGAATTTTGTGGCTGGTGCTGGCAGCGGTGCTTGTTGCCCTGGCGGGATGCGGAGGAGGAGAAGATCGCCCGCTGTTCCGGGAAGTGATACCGAGCGACGTAGCTTTGGATGGAGAAATTGTCGATGTGGGTGGTGTCCTGAATCCCCCTACATTTGCAGACACTGTTACCGGTATATATGCCGGGGTCGACCCCGATACTGGTGATATTTACCGGTCCTTCCTCCACTTCCCGCTGACAACAATACCCGGTGACGCGTTAATAAGCTCGGCCACACTCAGTTTTGTCGTAAAAAGCGTGGACCCGTTAACTCCTCTAGACACGATACCTATTAGCGTGGAACTGGTCTCTTTCGGCCCACCGCTCGAAGCCGCATACTTCGACCTCCCACCCATCGTGGTTACCAGCATAACGCCACCGATTTCTATCAATGATGCAACTCATCGTATTGACATCCCCGTCACCTCCCTCATGGTGGAAGCTCAACGACAGGGTCTCGCCAACTTTCAGGTACGTCTGAGGCAAGAGAACGATTATACGACCACCGTACCGGGGCTAATGCAGATAGATGAGGCGTCTGTAGCCAACGAGCCACGTCTTACAGTTTTTTATTTCTAGAAGTACCTGCTCACGTCAAGGTCATAGAGGTAAGGATCCAAAACAGCGCTGATGGTTTGGGGGGAGCCGGGGGAGCCTAGGGCGATCACCTCTCCCCCCTCCGTCTCGCGCCCCTCGCGGTCTGCGATGATGCGCACCAACGGGTTGTCCCACTGGGCCGGATCCTCGCTGTTCCCCACCACCACCGCGATATCCTTGTCGTCCAGAAGCAGCAGCGACCCGACCGGGTGGATCCCCACGCAACTGACGAACACCTTCAGGAGCGCCTGGTCGTAGGACTTGCCGCTTTGCGACAGCATCACCCTGAGGGCTTTGTGGGGGGGATAGGCGGTCCGGCCGCTGACCCGCGAGGAGGTAAGCCCGTCGTAGCTGTCGGCAATGCTTATGATCCGCCCCAGCAGTCCCAGCTTCCGGTACCCCAGACGCGGGTAACCGGAGAAGTCCGCCATCAGGTGATGCTCGAAGATGCCGGTCACGATGCGTGCCGTGAGATCGTCGAGCCCCTTCAGCTTCATCACCTTCCTCACCCCGTATAGCGGATGCTTTTCCATCACCTGCCGTTCCTCGTTCGAAAGCTCGCCCGGCTTATCCAGGATCGCACCGGGGACGTCGCAGTTGCCGATGTCGTGGAACAAAGCGGCAAGCCCCAGCTCACAGAGATGGAATCTGTTCATCCCCAGCCGTTTGCCCATCAATAGCGAGAGGATGCAGACGTTGGCGGCGTGATGCTGCGACGAACTGTCATGGGAGCGCATGGTGCTGAGCCCCAAAAGGTCGGCCTCGTGGGTGTAGAGCAGGTCGATGATCTGCTGCACCACGCGCTTGGATTCCCTCAGACGCAGCCTGCGCCCGGATGCCACCTCGGCCGCCACCTCGTCCATGGTGGAAAGGAGCTTACGGTACAGCGGCCGGACCTTGTCCCCGGCCGCCCGGGCCCGCCTGAGCTGCGGCGTTATGGTCAGCACCTCGTCCTCGCGCAGCAGGTCGAGCTCCAGATTGCCGATTCCCCTTTGCTGCACCGCCTCCAGCAACCGCTGGAAACACTCCGTCTCGTCCTCCTGAGGCTCCTGCAGCAGGTACACGAAACGCTGCAGGTCTGCGCTGGTGACGCCCGGGCCGAAGGTGATCCTCCCCAGGTGATGGCGCCGCATCAGCTCCGTGATGTAGCGGGGTCCCTCGAAACTGGCAATGTCCGGCCTGAGCCGGAGGTCGCCAAGGTAGAGATGCCCCCCCTTGAAGATCAGGGAGGCATCTTCATCCTTCCCGGTGATCGCCCGCACCACCTCGAGGAGGTTCCCGACCCGCTGCACGATCGCCGCGTGGCCGGCGCCGTAATTTACCGAGCTCTTGAGCAGGACGAATAAGTGCGACACCAGGGTCTTGCCCAGCCGCGCCAACTCGTCTCCCACAGGTTGCCGATCCATCTCAAGCGCCATGGCGCTCACCTCGTCCTACCCGGGGTTTTTTCCCGGAATGCATGGGAAGCGATGGCCTGGTCCAGGATGGACCTCAGCTCGCCTCCCTTTTTCTGATCGCGCGCCTCTTTCAGGAGCTGCAGGGCCGAACTGCTGCGGATCCGTCCCAGCCCCAGGGCCGCAAGCTGCACGCTTTCCTTCTCATTCCCCTTCTGGAACCAGTACCGCTTCATGAGCTGTTCGCGCAGCATGGGGAGTACGCTCTCCTGTCCCAGCTCACCCAGCGCCAGGAAGATCTCTTTCTTCTCCTCGAAAGGGCGCTCCTGGAAATCTTCGGCCCCGGCCAGCGCAACGATGGGTTTCAGCGCGAAGGGAAGCCTCTCCCGGGTAAGCACCTGGAGCGCCTTGACCCGCAATGCGCTCGAGTCGTCCCTCAGGTACTTCAGCAGGTAGGTCTTGGCCTTGGCATCGGCGGTACGTTCCAAAAAGCCAAGCACTTCGCGCCGGATGCGCGGCTCCCGATGCGAGATCAGCCCGAGAATCATCTTTAGCGCCGCCGGGGTCCCGATTAGGGAAAGTATCAGCACCACGTTGCGCACCAGGTACCAACGCGGATCGCTGAGAAAGGGTTCGAATACCGCAGGGTTCTCCCCCCCCAGCTCCACCAGGACCTCCACGATCAGCTTGCGCACCTTGAGCTTCTCCACCCGCCCGAGCAGCTCGCAGATCGCCGCGAGCGAAGGGATGCCCAGTATCAGCAACAGCTCCTTCAACTGCACGTAATCTATCACCGCCTCGGCACTGTCCAGTGCCACCTTGAGCACATCCACGGTCGAGCCCGAGAGTACCCCGGCCAGTGCGGCAGCCAACTGCTGCCGCTGTTCCGCAGCGGTCGTCGGCAGCTTTTGCAGACGGTCCATGAAGCGCGCAAGCTGGAGTGCGTGCGCTATGTCGCCGGCCACCACCAAGTTGACGGTCAGGTTCCCCAGGATGGCGGTGAAGTCCGCGAAAAGCTCCGGTTCCTGGATCTCGCCTAGGATAGCGGCGTGGATCCTGATCACGTCATCGAGTCCGTTGCAGCGGCCCTCGACCTCGACGGCCTTACGCAGCCACGCCTCCTCCTCGGCGCTCAGCATGAGCAGGTGCTTCGGAATCATCCTTGGTGCAGCGGGGGGCTGTTCAACGAGCGCCTGCCGGATCCGCTCCAGGGCATCCCGCTGCTGGAGCGCATCGTCGGCTTGCTGTATCAGATAGGGGTCGCTGAAGTCGTCCTCGGTGAGGTAACCGATGTGCTGGAGGTTGCGCTCCCAAAGCTGCGTCACCACGTCGTCGTCGCTGCTGGAACGCTCGAATCCGACCACCCCGAGAAAGGCCACGATCTCTGCCGATTCCACCCCCTGGTCGAAGAACAGGGTTCTTATGCCGTCGGCGTGAAGCCGGCTGGCCAGGCTCTCCTTGGGGTCCTTGTTCTCGTAGACCAGCGCGCCGTGGTAGCGCAGGGCGAACTGCTCCACATCGAGGGAGAGCTCCCCGTAACGCGCCAGATGCACCGTCATCCTGGTGCCGAGGTCCGAGATGAAACCGATCAGCACCGGGTTGTTGGGCAGGTAGATCCTGAGGGCCTTCGACGTCTTGAGCATCGCGAGGATGATTTGGGTGACCGAGGCCAGTTCTTCCTTGCCGACCTCCGGTTGCTCGACTGCCTGTTCGATCATGCTTCGCCCTCGCCTGCGGTGGTGGTTCCATCCACTCAGACCGCCCTAGCCTATCCCGGTTGCTTCATGAGCCTTCAGCATCATGCACACCGGCGTAAGCATACGCTTTCCCTCACCTTATGTAAAGAGAGCCCCTTAGGAGAGGCGCTCCCGCCGTATGGCTTAATAAAAGCGGAGGCATAAAAAAAAGGGAGCCGGCCTGAGGCCGACTCCCTTTGGTTGCTGCTTGGGGACTGCAGGGCTTACATCATGCCGCCCATGCCGCCCATGCCACCCATGCCGCCCATGCCACCCGGCATCGCCGGCATAGCGGACTCATCCCTCGGCTTGTCAGCGATCATAGCCTCGGTGGTCATCATGAGACCGGCAACGGAAGCGGCGTTCTGCAGAGCGCTCCTGGAGACCTTGGTCGGGTCGATGATGCCGGCCTGGATCATGTCGACGTAGACGTCATCGGCTGCGTTGTAGCCGAAGGCCTCCTGGCCGCCTTTCACCTTGTCAACGACGATGGAGCCGTCGACGCCTGCGTTCTGTGCGATCTGACGGATCGGCTCCTCGAGGGCGCGCTTGATCACGTTGACGCCGAACTGCTGCTCCGGAGCGAGCTCGAGGTTGTCCAGCACCTTCAGAGCGCGCAGGTAAGCGACGCCGCCGCCAGGGACGATGCCCTCGTCGACAGCCGCACGGGTTGCGTGCAGAGCGTCCTCGACGCGTGCCTTCTTCTCCTTCATCTCGATTTCGGTAGCAGCGCCGACCTTGATCACGGCAACGCCGCCTACGAGTTTCGCCAGACGCTCCTGGAGCTTCTCGCGGTCGTAGTCCGAGGTGGTCTCTTCGATCTGGGCACGGATCATCTTGACGCGGCCCTGGATGTCGGCCTCGGCACCGTAGCCGTCGATGATGGTGGTGTTGTCCTTGTCGACGGTGATCTTCTTGGCGTTACCCAGCATGTCGATGGTGGTGTTCTCGAGCCTGAAACCGACTTCCTCGGAGATCACCTTGCCGCCGGTCAGGATGGCGATGTCTTCCAGCATGGCCTTGCGGCGGTCGCCGAAGCCCGGGGCCTTGACGGCGCAGACGTTCAGGACGCCGCGCAGCTTGTTGACCACCAGGGTGGCCAGCGCCTCGCCCTCGATGTCCTCGGCGATGATGAGCAGCGGGCGGCCGGACTTGGCGGTCTGCTCGAGCACCGGGAGGAGGTCCTTCATGTTGGAGATCTTCTTGTCGTGGATCAGGATGGCGACGTTGTCCATGGCCGCTTCCATGCGCTCCGGATCGGTCACGAAGTACGGAGAGAGGTAGCCGCGGTCAAACTGCATGCCCTCGACGGTCTCAAGGGTGGTCTCCATCGCCTTGGCTTCCTCGACGGTGATGACCCCTTCCTTGCCGACCTTCTCCATGGCCTGTGCGATGATGTCGCCGATGGTCTTGTCGTTGTTGGCGGAGATGGTGCCGACCTGTGCGATTTCCTTGTGGTCCTTGATCGGCTTGGAGATGTTCTTCAGTTCGGCGACCAGCACTTCGACGGCCTGGTCCAGACCGCGCTTGATCTCCATCGGGTTGTGGCCGGCAGCGACCAGCTTCGCGCCCTGACGGTAGATGGCCTGTGCGAGCACAGTTGCAGTGGTGGTGCCGTCACCGGCGACATCGGAGGTCTTGGAGGCAACTTCCTTCACCAGCTGTGCGCCCATGTTCTCGAACTTGTCGTCCAGCTCGATTTCCTTGGCGACGGTAACGCCGTCCTTGGTGATGAGCGGTGCGCCGTAGGATTTCTCGATGACGACGTTGCGCCCTTTAGGCCCCAGGGTCACTTTAACCGCATCTGCCAGGGTGTTGACACCTTTAAGGATGCAGTTGCGTGCGTCCTGGTCGAATTTGATGATCTTTGCTGCCATATCAAATATCCTCCTTGAGATTTATAGTATTGGATTACTTCTCGAGAACGCCGAGGATGTCGTCCTCGCGCATGATCAGGAAATCCTCGCCTTCCAGCTTCACTTCGCTCCCTGCGTACTTGCCGAACAGCACCTTGTCGCCCACCTTCAGATCGATCGGGTACACCTTGCCGTCCTCGCCCCTCTTCCCGTTGCCTACTGCCACGACTTCGCCCTGCTGCGGCTTTTCCTTGGCGGTTTCCGGGATGTACAGACCACCGGCGGTCATGGTAGCTTCCTCAACCCTCTTAACGATGATACGGTCCTGCAGCGGTCTAAGATTCATGCTTTCCTCTCCTTTCTTGAGATGCATCGATCTCTTGATATTGAAAAAAATATTAGCACTCAAAACTGCTGAGTGCTAAATGCCTGCTAAATATAAACAGCATGACCCTAAAAATCAAGGGCGCTCTGCAAAATAATTTTCGTGAAGCTATCCTCTTGTCACCACTTCCTTTTTGCCAGTTCCTCGGCGTAAAACTTCTGGTACAGGATCTCCCAATCGCGGCTCCCCGGAACCTTGGCCTGGCTGTAGGAGGCGAGCTTCGCGCGCACCGCCTGGTCCACCTGTTCCATGATGGAGAAGAATCCGGATATGGAGTCCTTGATCGAGTCGAGCGCCCGGCGTTCGTCGGGGAAGTCGGCGAGGTCGTCGTTGTAGAGCTTGTCGTAGATCTTGTGCGCTATATGGGAAATGCGGTCTTCCGAGATGTGCATGGTCTCTCCTTAGATGGCGTACCGGTTTGGTGGCGCCCGGCGAGGCGATCGATCACAGAACGATCTTCCTTTCCTTGGCCAGTTTATCCTTGATCATCTTGAGCATCTTATGCCGGTCGATCCCCTGGCCGCCCACGGCCTTGAGCGTCTGCTCCAAAAGCGCCTCGGCGTCGCGCTCCAGGTCTTCTTCCTGCTTGATGTCCTTGGCGATAGCGGCCTTCATGCCGGCCAGCACGGCGCCGCGTCCCTGTTTCTGCTGCACCAGTTGAGCGCACTCCAGGTCACCCAGCACCTTCTCCGCCAGGCGCGCGATCTGTTCTTCCTTAAGACGCATCTTGCCTCCCATTTATTAAAGGGTTTCGGTTCCGCGCATTGTACGTCAACCGGTCAAAATTGCAACAGTTTTGGGGACTGTATGAGCGGCATTGTCATTAAAGAAAACAAGGTTGATTTCTCATAAGCACGGATCTACAATACAGCCACTAACACGCTCTCTCTGCCGTGCCCGTGAAGGTTATTAACGCCCCTGCGGAATAATTTATTGTACGGGAGCCTGTTTCGACCGTGGTGAGCTGCCCCATTGCGCGGGAATTGCCTAAAGCGGTCTACAGGAGCCCACCTGAATGGGAACTCGCTGTGAGGCCCCCCAACCGAACGACAGGGCGGAGAGAGCTGCACCAAGTAAATTAGGGGATCCGGCGACGGTCCCCTTTTTTTCGTCTTGCGCTCCGGTCACGGCGGATATATAGCAATGGGTGGCTCGCCAATCCCAGCATCCACGGTTCCGGAGGCACGCATGACACCCCATTTCCTCCCCACCCTGGTGAACCCTCCCTTCGGAGACCCCGGCGTCTACGTCGACTTCCAGTTCGCCCGCAGGGCCATCCTCTTCGACCTGGGGGAGATCCACCGACTCGGTCCCCGCAAGATCCTGCGCTTGAGCGACGTCTGCATCTCCCACACCCACATCGACCACTTCATCGGGTTCGACTTGATGCTGCGCATCATGCTGGGACGCGACATGGCGCTACGCCTGTTCGGCCCGCCCGGCATCCTGCTGCAGGTCGAGCACCGGCTCGCCTCCTACAGCTGGAACCTGATCCAGAGTTATCCAACCGAGTTCGTCATCACCGTCACCGAGTTGCATCCCGACGGCAGTGCGCAGCGGGCCCGCTTCAGCTCCCGGCGCGTCTTCGCGAGGGAGGAGGAGCATAGCCTCGTCTTCAAGGACGGCGTGATCCTCGACGAGGAGAACCTGCGCCTGCGCGTCGCCTTCCTGGAGCACAGCATCCCCTGCCTCGCTTATGCTTTCGAGGAGAAGCTGCACGTGAACTTCATGAAAAACCGCCTGGCCGAACTGGGGCTTCCGGTCGGGCCGTGGCTATCGGAAGTGAAGCGTGCCGTCCTGCGCGGCGAGCCGGATGACACCGCGGTGACGGCGGCGCTCCCCGGCCAAACGGAGGGGCGGAGGCTTACCATCGGGGAACTGAGGGAGCAGGTGCTGCAGGTGGTGCAGGGAGAAAAGATCGTCTACGTCACCGACACCGCCTTCACCCCCGACAACCGCCGCCGCATCGTAGAATTGGCGCGCGGCGCCGATTACGTCTTCATCGAGGCCGTGTTCCTGCACGTCGATGCCGAGCGCGCCCGTGAGCGCGCCCATCTCACAGCGCGCCAGGCGGGAGAGCTGGCACGTGAGGCGGGTGCCGCACGGGTGATCCCTTTCCACTTTTCCCCCAGACACCTCGGAGCCGAAGACGAGCTGCGTCGGGAGGTTAGCGAGGCATTTGCCGGCCTGTAACTGTCCCCTTAAAGTATCCCCTCTCCCTCCGGGAGAGGGGACAGGGGAGACAACAAAAAAAGGGGGACCCGGTTGCCGGGTCCCCCTTCGCATCTTTCTTTACTTGGTACTGCGGCCTAGTCGATCCTGAGCGCCACAAAAAGCGAGGCCTCGCCCCTTCTCAGCAGCATCTTCAGGTAGCCGCCCTTCTTCACGCCGGCGATCACCTTGCTGTAATCCTTGACGCTGGCGATGCGGACCCCGTTGATCTCCCTAATCAGGTCTCCCTCGACGATGCCGGCCCTTTCGGCGATGCTGTCGGCCTGCACGTCGGCAACGAGGACGCCTTTCTCCCCCTGCAGCCTCATCTGCTGTGCACGCTCCTGGGTCAGGTCGATGACCTTCAGTCCGAGCCGGTCGCCGGTGACGGCGGCATCCTCATCCTCACCCTCTTTCAGCTTCTCGATGGTCACCTGGAGCGGCACCTGCTTCCCGTCGCGCAGCACCACGAGCTTCACCTTCTTGCCGACCGGGGTGGCTGCGACCCGGCGCGGCAGCTCGCTCATCTCCTTGATGGCATGCCCGTCATACTCGAGGATGATGTCGCCACCCTTGACGCCAGCCTTCTCGGCCGGGCTATCCTTCATCACCTCGGCGACCAGGGCGCCCTGCTCGCTCTCCATGCCGAAAGACTTGGCGAGATCCTGGGTCACCATCTGCACCGAAACGCCGAGCCACCCGCGGGTGACCTTGCCGCTTTCCTTCAACTGCGGCAGGATCTCCTTGGCCATGTTGATGGGGATTGCGAAGCCGATCCCCTGGCCACCAGCCACGATGGCCGTGTTGATGCCGATTACCTCACCGTCGGTGTTGAAGAGCGGACCGCCGGAGTTGCCCGGGTTGATGGAGGCGTCGGTCTGGATGAAGTCATCATAGGGGCCGCTGCCGATCACACGCCCCTGGGCGCTGATGATGCCGGCGGTGACCGTCTGGGAGAGGCCGAAGGGGTTGCCGATGGCCATGACCCAGTCGCCCACCTCCATCTTGTCGC
It encodes the following:
- the groL gene encoding chaperonin GroEL (60 kDa chaperone family; promotes refolding of misfolded polypeptides especially under stressful conditions; forms two stacked rings of heptamers to form a barrel-shaped 14mer; ends can be capped by GroES; misfolded proteins enter the barrel where they are refolded when GroES binds), translated to MAAKIIKFDQDARNCILKGVNTLADAVKVTLGPKGRNVVIEKSYGAPLITKDGVTVAKEIELDDKFENMGAQLVKEVASKTSDVAGDGTTTATVLAQAIYRQGAKLVAAGHNPMEIKRGLDQAVEVLVAELKNISKPIKDHKEIAQVGTISANNDKTIGDIIAQAMEKVGKEGVITVEEAKAMETTLETVEGMQFDRGYLSPYFVTDPERMEAAMDNVAILIHDKKISNMKDLLPVLEQTAKSGRPLLIIAEDIEGEALATLVVNKLRGVLNVCAVKAPGFGDRRKAMLEDIAILTGGKVISEEVGFRLENTTIDMLGNAKKITVDKDNTTIIDGYGAEADIQGRVKMIRAQIEETTSDYDREKLQERLAKLVGGVAVIKVGAATEIEMKEKKARVEDALHATRAAVDEGIVPGGGVAYLRALKVLDNLELAPEQQFGVNVIKRALEEPIRQIAQNAGVDGSIVVDKVKGGQEAFGYNAADDVYVDMIQAGIIDPTKVSRSALQNAASVAGLMMTTEAMIADKPRDESAMPAMPGGMGGMGGMGGMGGMM
- the groES gene encoding co-chaperone GroES, yielding MNLRPLQDRIIVKRVEEATMTAGGLYIPETAKEKPQQGEVVAVGNGKRGEDGKVYPIDLKVGDKVLFGKYAGSEVKLEGEDFLIMREDDILGVLEK
- a CDS encoding DUF507 family protein, yielding MHISEDRISHIAHKIYDKLYNDDLADFPDERRALDSIKDSISGFFSIMEQVDQAVRAKLASYSQAKVPGSRDWEILYQKFYAEELAKRKW
- a CDS encoding DUF507 family protein, whose amino-acid sequence is MRLKEEQIARLAEKVLGDLECAQLVQQKQGRGAVLAGMKAAIAKDIKQEEDLERDAEALLEQTLKAVGGQGIDRHKMLKMIKDKLAKERKIVL
- a CDS encoding ribonuclease Z, which encodes MTPHFLPTLVNPPFGDPGVYVDFQFARRAILFDLGEIHRLGPRKILRLSDVCISHTHIDHFIGFDLMLRIMLGRDMALRLFGPPGILLQVEHRLASYSWNLIQSYPTEFVITVTELHPDGSAQRARFSSRRVFAREEEHSLVFKDGVILDEENLRLRVAFLEHSIPCLAYAFEEKLHVNFMKNRLAELGLPVGPWLSEVKRAVLRGEPDDTAVTAALPGQTEGRRLTIGELREQVLQVVQGEKIVYVTDTAFTPDNRRRIVELARGADYVFIEAVFLHVDAERARERAHLTARQAGELAREAGAARVIPFHFSPRHLGAEDELRREVSEAFAGL
- a CDS encoding DegQ family serine endoprotease; the protein is MQAAIVARFLVFSLFLSSVFSTVAGAATLTPDFAKLAKKLKPAVVNISTSKTIAMKKRQHPGGDPFQEYFEKFFEAPRQQPHKQQSMGSGFIISDDGYIITNNHVVKDADDIKVKLSDGREYKGEIKGRDDKLDLALVKIEAKAHLPVAPLGDSDKMEVGDWVMAIGNPFGLSQTVTAGIISAQGRVIGSGPYDDFIQTDASINPGNSGGPLFNTDGEVIGINTAIVAGGQGIGFAIPINMAKEILPQLKESGKVTRGWLGVSVQMVTQDLAKSFGMESEQGALVAEVMKDSPAEKAGVKGGDIILEYDGHAIKEMSELPRRVAATPVGKKVKLVVLRDGKQVPLQVTIEKLKEGEDEDAAVTGDRLGLKVIDLTQERAQQMRLQGEKGVLVADVQADSIAERAGIVEGDLIREINGVRIASVKDYSKVIAGVKKGGYLKMLLRRGEASLFVALRID